The nucleotide window GCAGGCGGCGCCGGCTTCCTGGCCGAGCGCTACCCGGACGCGACCGTGATGACCCACGAGATCGGCGTCCCGCACCTCGTGGACCCGGAACAGCTCGTCGCGGGCACCAGGGCGGCCGTCGGGGAGCAGTGGGAGCACTACGTCGAGCCGAAGCCGATCCCCGAGGACCGGATCGAACCCCTCTCGGGCGGCGAGACGATCGACCTCGGCGACCGCGACCTCGACGTCCACCACGCGCCGGGACACGCCCCCCACCAGGTGATCTTCCACGACCGCGGCGACGACGTCGTCTTCGCGGGCGACGCCGCCGGCATCTACGTCCCGGCGTTCGACGAACTGCGACAGACCTCGCCGCCGTCGACGTTCGACCTCGACGGCTGCCACGAGGACGTCGACACCATCCGCGAACTCGACCCGCGGTACGTCTGTTACGGCCACTTCGGTCCCCGCGAGTTCGACGACGCGCTGGCGGCCGAGTACAAGCGAACCCTGCTGGAGTGGGTCGAGGCCGTCCGGCAGCGGCGCGAGGCGCTCGGCGACGACGAGGCGGTCGTGGCGCATTTCGCCGACCACGCCTCCGAGCGCTACGTCGACCTCTGGGGCGAGCAGAAGGCGCGCGCCGAGGAGCGGCTGAACACGC belongs to Halorarum halophilum and includes:
- a CDS encoding MBL fold metallo-hydrolase, translating into MEPGDVEAVPDCTDIYYLDTGMYDTPNYGAVYVVDAERPAVIDTGIGTNREYLFDALDDLGVTPHLILPTHVHLDHAGGAGFLAERYPDATVMTHEIGVPHLVDPEQLVAGTRAAVGEQWEHYVEPKPIPEDRIEPLSGGETIDLGDRDLDVHHAPGHAPHQVIFHDRGDDVVFAGDAAGIYVPAFDELRQTSPPSTFDLDGCHEDVDTIRELDPRYVCYGHFGPREFDDALAAEYKRTLLEWVEAVRQRREALGDDEAVVAHFADHASERYVDLWGEQKARAEERLNTRGVLAYLDYIDDA